A single region of the Marinobacter salinus genome encodes:
- a CDS encoding substrate-binding periplasmic protein: MICFASLAFFLIGFVALSSRAMASPEDKTFHLNVSPNGYPPYLIVDGETPSGIMWDAVLLIADRLGYTLMAEKIPRKRVDQMLLDGYVDGTPRAIEWTEQPERFLFTDPIVNSEEVFFIPKKSAESYESPADLFSKTLVTQLGFHYPPLEPYFSAGTIQRFDVSRTRDMFTFVLHGDRFHAAVADRLVGQWILRNEGLQDEFRTSREVISQYGFRIMVTKQWADFVDAFNNELARIRKNGELDAILANYR; this comes from the coding sequence TTGATTTGCTTCGCCAGCCTTGCTTTTTTCCTCATTGGGTTTGTTGCCCTTTCTTCCAGGGCTATGGCTTCTCCCGAAGATAAAACATTCCACCTGAATGTTTCTCCAAACGGCTATCCCCCCTACCTGATTGTGGACGGGGAAACGCCCTCAGGCATTATGTGGGATGCCGTGCTGCTGATTGCAGACCGTCTTGGTTACACCCTGATGGCGGAGAAAATTCCCCGTAAGCGCGTCGATCAAATGCTGCTCGATGGTTACGTTGATGGCACCCCTCGGGCCATAGAATGGACGGAACAACCGGAAAGATTTCTGTTTACAGACCCGATCGTGAACAGTGAAGAAGTATTCTTCATACCTAAAAAATCAGCAGAAAGCTACGAATCTCCGGCGGACCTCTTTTCCAAAACCCTGGTGACGCAGTTGGGCTTCCATTATCCTCCGCTCGAGCCATATTTTTCCGCGGGTACTATTCAGCGCTTCGACGTATCGCGGACTCGGGACATGTTCACCTTCGTACTCCACGGAGACCGCTTTCACGCCGCCGTGGCTGACCGCCTGGTTGGACAGTGGATTCTCCGCAACGAAGGGCTTCAGGACGAGTTCAGGACATCGCGCGAAGTCATCAGCCAATATGGCTTTCGAATCATGGTCACTAAACAATGGGCGGATTTCGTTGAC